In one window of Ovis aries strain OAR_USU_Benz2616 breed Rambouillet chromosome 3, ARS-UI_Ramb_v3.0, whole genome shotgun sequence DNA:
- the LOC101116389 gene encoding bcl-2-interacting killer has product MTTEPSLWSLRTPELMYCNKKNHRPGVGRGGGPGGGPGRGRRLTPGRTRAPRRRQYASRLERCGRCRRHHPPPLPPPDAREEMYQARPLSRNLFLYTFLQNHGPGFLDDQGSGLPGVTSILEFHPISPYSDSPHYLAMQLASIADEMELRLLLPQFVEPFWMPMYSLCFPYSHVGLRDVLRSFMVAFTNLRENRRLWSFLTLRDRVSPSLWPELALSLLVVAMLSWGCRFH; this is encoded by the exons GTCCTGGAGTCGGGCGGGGAGGCGGCCCTgggggcgggccggggcggggccgccgGTTGACACCCGGGCGCACGCGGGCCCCTCGCCGCAGACAATACGCCTCGCGGCTGGAGCGCTGTGGACGCTGCCGCCGTCACCACCCGCCGCCACTGCCACCGCCGGACGCGAG AGAAGAAATGTATCAAGCAAGACCCCTCTCTAGGAACCTCTTTTTGTACACCTTCCTACAAAACCACGGCCCAGGCTTCCTGGATGACCAAGGCTCAGGGCTTCCCGGCGTGACCAGTATCTTGGAGTTCCACCCCATCTCCCCCTACAG TGACAGTCCACACTACCTGGCCATGCAGCTGGCCTCCATTGCCGACGAGATGGAGCTGAGGTTGCTGCTGCCCCAGTTCGTTGAGCCCTTCTGGATGCCCATGTACAG CTTGTGTTTCCCCTACAGCCACGTAGGGCTCAGGGATGTTCTGAGAAGCTTTATGGTTGCTTTCACCAACCTCAGGGAGAACCGAAGGCTCTGGAGCTTCCTGACTCTCAGGGACCGG GTGTCGCCCAGCCTGTGGCCCGAGCTGGCACTGTCCCTGCTGGTGGTGGCGATGCTCAGCTGGGGGTGCCGCTTCCACTGA
- the MCAT gene encoding malonyl-CoA-acyl carrier protein transacylase, mitochondrial isoform X2, producing MSVASVMPSNHLILCGLLLLPPSIFPSIRVFSSESVFRIRWPEHWSFSFSISPSSEYSGLISFGMDWLDLLARRQITENKIYCENCLVCEGSEWLVSIVIENCVAAAGFSVGEFAALVFAGAMEFSEGLYAVKIRAEAMQEASEAVPSGMLSVLGQRQSKFAVACLEAQEHCKTQGIEDPVCEVANYLFPDCRVISGHLEALQFLQKNSSKYHFRRTKMLPVSGGFHTRLMEPAVEPLAQVLKAIDVKKPLVSVHSNVDGNRYMHPKHIQKLLAQQVVSPVKWEQTMHAIYERRKGTAFPQTFEVGPGKQLGAILKSCNLQAWRSYSHVEVLEASEDTEGPL from the exons atgtccgtcgcgtcggtgatgccatccaaccatctcatcctctgtggtctccttctcctcccgccttcaatatttcccagcatcagggtcttttccagtgaatcagtttttcgcatcaggtggccagagcattggagtttcagcttcagcatcagtccttccagtgaatattcagggctgatttcctttgggatggactggttggatctccttgcaaggagACAGAtaacagagaataaaatataCTGTGAAAATTGCCTAGTGTGTGAAGGGAGTGAATGGCTGGTTTCAATT GTCATTGAGaactgtgttgctgctgctgggtTCAGTGTGGGAGAGTTTGCAGCCCTGGTGTTTGCTGGAGCCATGGAATTTTCTGAAG GTCTGTACGCAGTGAAAATTCGAGCTGAGGCCATGCAGGAAGCCTCGGAAGCCGTGCCCAGTGGCATGTTGTCCGTCCTCGGCCAGCGTCAGTCCAAGTTCGCTGTTGCCTGTCTGGAAGCCCAGGAACACTGCAAGACTCAGGGCATAGAGGACCCCGTGTGCGAGGTGGCCAACTACCTATTTCCTGACTGCAGGGTGATCTCGGGACACCTGGAG GCTCTGCAGTTTCTCCAGAAGAATTCCTCTAAGTATCACTTCAGACGCACCAAGATGTTGCCGGTTAGCGGTGGGTTCCACACCCGCCTCATGGAGCCGGCCGTGGAGCCCCTGGCGCAAGTGTTAAAGGCGATTGATGTCAAGAAGCCGCTGGTGTCCGTGCACTCGAACGTCGATGGGAacagatacatgcatcccaaacACATCCAGAAGCTGCTGGCGCAGCAGGTGGTCTCCCCGGTGAAGTGGGAGCAGACGATGCACGCCATATACGAGCGGAGGAAGGGCACCGCGTTCCCCCAGACGTTCGAGGTGGGGCCTGGGAAGCAGCTGGGTGCCATCCTGAAGAGCTGTAACCTGCAGGCCTGGAGGTCCTACAGCCACGTGGAGGTGCTGGAGGCCAGCGAGGACACAGAGGGGCCCCTGTAG
- the MCAT gene encoding malonyl-CoA-acyl carrier protein transacylase, mitochondrial isoform X1, with translation MSVRVARVARAPRAWARSVSGRRGSSNCPRPPPAAVDVAALLREATAADGGSRDAEVAAGRREPGQCSVLLFPGQGSQMVGMGRGLLRYPRVRELYDAARRVLGYDLLELSLRGPREALDRTVHCQPAVFVASLAAVEKLHHLQPAVIENCVAAAGFSVGEFAALVFAGAMEFSEGLYAVKIRAEAMQEASEAVPSGMLSVLGQRQSKFAVACLEAQEHCKTQGIEDPVCEVANYLFPDCRVISGHLEALQFLQKNSSKYHFRRTKMLPVSGGFHTRLMEPAVEPLAQVLKAIDVKKPLVSVHSNVDGNRYMHPKHIQKLLAQQVVSPVKWEQTMHAIYERRKGTAFPQTFEVGPGKQLGAILKSCNLQAWRSYSHVEVLEASEDTEGPL, from the exons ATGAGTGTCCGGGTCGCGCGGGTCGCGCGGGCCCCCCGGGCCTGGGCCCGAAGCGTGAGCGGCCGCCGTGGCTCCTCGAACTGCCCGCGGCCTCCGCCGGCTGCTGTGGACGTGGCGGCGCTGCTGCGAGAGGCGACCGCGGCGGACGGAGGATCCCGGGACGCGGAGGTCGCGGCGGGACGGCGGGAGCCGGGCCAGTGCTCGGTGCTGCTCTTCCCCGGCCAGGGCAGCCAGATGGTGGGCATGGGCCGCGGGCTGCTCCGCTACCCGCGTGTCCGCGAGCTTTACGACGCCGCCCGCCGCGTGCTCGGCTACGACCTGCTGGAGCTGAGCTTGCGCGGGCCGCGGGAGGCCCTGGACCGCACTGTCCACTGCCAGCCCGCCGTCTTCGTGGCTTCGCTGGCCGCCGTGGAGAAACTACATCACCTGCAGCCCGCG GTCATTGAGaactgtgttgctgctgctgggtTCAGTGTGGGAGAGTTTGCAGCCCTGGTGTTTGCTGGAGCCATGGAATTTTCTGAAG GTCTGTACGCAGTGAAAATTCGAGCTGAGGCCATGCAGGAAGCCTCGGAAGCCGTGCCCAGTGGCATGTTGTCCGTCCTCGGCCAGCGTCAGTCCAAGTTCGCTGTTGCCTGTCTGGAAGCCCAGGAACACTGCAAGACTCAGGGCATAGAGGACCCCGTGTGCGAGGTGGCCAACTACCTATTTCCTGACTGCAGGGTGATCTCGGGACACCTGGAG GCTCTGCAGTTTCTCCAGAAGAATTCCTCTAAGTATCACTTCAGACGCACCAAGATGTTGCCGGTTAGCGGTGGGTTCCACACCCGCCTCATGGAGCCGGCCGTGGAGCCCCTGGCGCAAGTGTTAAAGGCGATTGATGTCAAGAAGCCGCTGGTGTCCGTGCACTCGAACGTCGATGGGAacagatacatgcatcccaaacACATCCAGAAGCTGCTGGCGCAGCAGGTGGTCTCCCCGGTGAAGTGGGAGCAGACGATGCACGCCATATACGAGCGGAGGAAGGGCACCGCGTTCCCCCAGACGTTCGAGGTGGGGCCTGGGAAGCAGCTGGGTGCCATCCTGAAGAGCTGTAACCTGCAGGCCTGGAGGTCCTACAGCCACGTGGAGGTGCTGGAGGCCAGCGAGGACACAGAGGGGCCCCTGTAG
- the MCAT gene encoding malonyl-CoA-acyl carrier protein transacylase, mitochondrial isoform X3 yields the protein MSVRVARVARAPRAWARSVSGRRGSSNCPRPPPAAVDVAALLREATAADGGSRDAEVAAGRREPGQCSVLLFPGQGSQMVGMGRGLLRYPRVRELYDAARRVLGYDLLELSLRGPREALDRTVHCQPAVFVASLAAVEKLHHLQPAVIENCVAAAGFSVGEFAALVFAGAMEFSEGLYAVKIRAEAMQEASEAVPSGMLSVLGQRQSKFAVACLEAQEHCKTQGIEDPVCEVANYLFPDCRVISGHLEVGVGGSSLPRTQFGAEGSAVSPEEFL from the exons ATGAGTGTCCGGGTCGCGCGGGTCGCGCGGGCCCCCCGGGCCTGGGCCCGAAGCGTGAGCGGCCGCCGTGGCTCCTCGAACTGCCCGCGGCCTCCGCCGGCTGCTGTGGACGTGGCGGCGCTGCTGCGAGAGGCGACCGCGGCGGACGGAGGATCCCGGGACGCGGAGGTCGCGGCGGGACGGCGGGAGCCGGGCCAGTGCTCGGTGCTGCTCTTCCCCGGCCAGGGCAGCCAGATGGTGGGCATGGGCCGCGGGCTGCTCCGCTACCCGCGTGTCCGCGAGCTTTACGACGCCGCCCGCCGCGTGCTCGGCTACGACCTGCTGGAGCTGAGCTTGCGCGGGCCGCGGGAGGCCCTGGACCGCACTGTCCACTGCCAGCCCGCCGTCTTCGTGGCTTCGCTGGCCGCCGTGGAGAAACTACATCACCTGCAGCCCGCG GTCATTGAGaactgtgttgctgctgctgggtTCAGTGTGGGAGAGTTTGCAGCCCTGGTGTTTGCTGGAGCCATGGAATTTTCTGAAG GTCTGTACGCAGTGAAAATTCGAGCTGAGGCCATGCAGGAAGCCTCGGAAGCCGTGCCCAGTGGCATGTTGTCCGTCCTCGGCCAGCGTCAGTCCAAGTTCGCTGTTGCCTGTCTGGAAGCCCAGGAACACTGCAAGACTCAGGGCATAGAGGACCCCGTGTGCGAGGTGGCCAACTACCTATTTCCTGACTGCAGGGTGATCTCGGGACACCTGGAGGTTGGTGTTGGCGGGAGCAGCCTTCCTAGAACCCAGTTCGGTGCAGAAG GCTCTGCAGTTTCTCCAGAAGAATTCCTCTAA